A region of Papilio machaon chromosome 14, ilPapMach1.1, whole genome shotgun sequence DNA encodes the following proteins:
- the LOC123721656 gene encoding basic salivary proline-rich protein 4-like — translation MINARLQDLEMRLPPEPVMRPPLRADQRQPPPPRHKSRSGIEEGAMEVDGEAQPSPAPTPRAVKKAPKKGAAKRPTAPPPPPPSKGKQGAGQADATPPPPNRWNKWRGGSPVGDCGQLLVRGCPAEEEGKCRCRCLFPPLSRNNPADRPGPTKGR, via the coding sequence ATGATCAATGCCCGCCTACAAGACCTGGAGATGCGCCTTCCTCCGGAGCCCGTCATGAGGCCCCCCCTGCGTGCCGACCAACggcagccgccgccgccccgtcACAAGTCCCGGTCGGGGATCGAGGAGGGCGCCATGGAGGTGGATGGGGAAGCCCAGCCATCCCCGGCGCCCACACCTAGGGCGGTAAAGAAGGCACCGAAGAAGGGCGCTGCAAAGCGGCCGACTGCCCCCCCGCCACCTCCTCCCTCCAAGGGAAAACAGGGGGCAGGACAGGCAGACGCGACCCCTCCCCCCCCCAACCGCTGGAACAAGTGGAGAGGGGGAAGCCCAGTCGGGGACTGTGGGCAACTCCTGGTCCGAGGTTGTCCGGCGGAAGAAGAGGGGAAATGCCGCTGTCGCTGCTTATTCCCCCCCCTCAGCCGGAACAACCCGGCAGATCGCCCCGGCCCCACCAAAGGCCGTTAA
- the LOC123721657 gene encoding uncharacterized protein LOC123721657, with the protein MSDQNKAAYDMGEDTSMSDYTCSEDEGASGRRLGAAGAACTEDAARKNKGGKPRSAALTLKFRTGTTHKRPLAATSADEDAPAVAHKVASSSTRGRVRRPVGVYSFLKEAKDYLADGGDSEGEDPDPTYRPSGRKTSPVVASAKASDDGTPGALSRGTVEALAEEALKSVEKIKEEIKKSSHLKGTVWGQINRATKCVVEAVEGLRDITPDEEQRRLRADNARLSRELDIVRNELRAFKQAYVESQRKSAAAPKEATGPQQPNFEEVLRYAMEEMKGQLLQSVGGMINARLQDLEMRLPPEPVMRPPLRADQRQPPPPRHKSRSGLVEGAMEVDGEAQPPQAPTPRAVKKAPKKGAAKRPTAPPPPPPSKGKQGAGQADATPPPPTAGTSGEGEAQTETVGNSWSEVVRRKKRGNAAVAAYSPPSAGTTRQIAPAPPKAVKIVAPKTAAIVVTLKKGATMTNAEGATTDAKYTEVLAKARSSISLREFGLESVKIRTSMTGSKLMEVGGTTPEETADRLAAALVEAVGSWADITRPTKMAVLRITGLDDTVTTEEVAAQLASVGGCPPSLMKVGNIRPSFWGGGSALVKCPATAAKAVVKAGRVAIGWTMATVKAVEAQPLRCYKCMMLGHTRALCPAETENGRLCFRCGSEGHKSAECEAPCKCTVCATTGRPHSHVMGGAKCTPPSVKGKAPASSRVPRTQPQPHGSRMAEEEEMQVS; encoded by the coding sequence ATGAGTGACCAAAACAAAGCGGCTTACGACATGGGGGAGGACACCTCCATGTCGGACTACACGTGCTCAGAGGACGAGGGCGCCTCCGGGCGCCGACTGGGAGCCGCGGGCGCCGCGTGCACCGAGGACGCTGCAAGGAAAAATAAGGGAGGTAAGCCGCGGTCAGCGGCCTTGACATTAAAGTTCCGAACGGGAACGACCCATAAACGGCCGTTGGCCGCTACATCCGCGGATGAGGACGCCCCGGCCGTGGCGCATAAAGTGGCCTCCTCTTCGACGAGGGGCCGCGTTAGGCGCCCGGTAGGGGTGTACAGCTTCCTCAAGGAGGCAAAAGACTACCTGGCTGATGGGGGGGATAGTGAGGGGGAGGACCCCGACCCAACCTACCGTCCAAGCGGTAGGAAGACGAGCCCCGTAGTGGCCTCTGCAAAAGCCTCCGACGATGGGACCCCCGGCGCCCTATCCAGGGGCACGGTCGAGGCCCTCGCCGAGGAGGCTCTCAAAAGCGTGGAAAAAATAAAGGAGGAAATAAAGAAGAGTAGCCACCTAAAGGGTACCGTGTGGGGCCAGATTAACCGGGCCACTAAATGCGTTGTTGAAGCGGTTGAGGGCCTCCGCGATATAACGCCAGATGAAGAGCAGCGCAGGCTCCGCGCGGACAATGCTCGCCTTTCAAGGGAGCTGGATATTGTCCGCAACGAGCTGCGTGCCTTCAAGCAGGCGTACGTGGAGTCGCAGCGGAAGTCCGCTGCAGCCCCGAAAGAGGCCACAGGGCCACAGCAGCCCAACTTTGAGGAGGTGCTAAGATACGCCATGGAGGAAATGAAGGGGCAACTCCTGCAGTCGGTAGGCGGGATGATCAATGCCCGCCTACAAGACCTGGAGATGCGCCTTCCTCCGGAGCCCGTCATGAGGCCCCCTCTGCGTGCCGACCAACggcagccgccgccgccccgtcACAAGTCCCGATCGGGGCTCGTGGAAGGCGCCATGGAGGTGGATGGGGAGGCCCAGCCACCCCAGGCGCCCACACCCAGGGCGGTAAAGAAGGCGCCGAAGAAGGGCGCCGCAAAGCGGCCGACTGCCCCCCCGCCTCCTCCTCCCTCCAAGGGAAAACAGGGGGCAGGACAGGCAGACGCGACCCCTCCCCCCCCAACCGCTGGAACAAGTGGAGAGGGGGAAGCCCAGACGGAGACTGTGGGCAACTCCTGGTCCGAGGTTGTCCGGCGGAAGAAGAGGGGAAATGCCGCTGTCGCTGCTTATTCCCCCCCCTCAGCCGGAACAACCCGGCAGATCGCCCCGGCCCCACCAAAGGCCGTTAAAATCGTGGCCCCAAAAACCGCGGCCATAGTGGTGACCCTCAAGAAAGGGGCCACCATGACCAATGCGGAAGGGGCCACGACTGACGCGAAGTACACCGAGGTCCTGGCAAAGGCCAGGTCCTCGATATCCCTGAGGGAATTCGGTTTGGAGTCGGTCAAGATCCGAACGAGCATGACCGGCTCCAAACTGATGGAGGTTGGGGGGACCACCCCCGAGGAAACCGCGGACCGTCTCGCCGCCGCCCTGGTGGAGGCAGTAGGGAGCTGGGCGGACATCACCCGCCCAACCAAAATGGCCGTCCTCAGGATCACCGGTCTAGATGACACGGTGACCACTGAGGAAGTGGCTGCCCAACTGGCATCGGTTGGCGGGTGTCCCCCCAGCTTGATGAAAGTAGGGAACATCAGGCCGAGTTTCTGGGGCGGAGGCTCCGCCCTGGTCAAGTGCCCAGCGACCGCCGCTAAGGCAGTCGTGAAGGCGGGACGAGTGGCCATCGGATGGACGATGGCCACCGTCAAAGCAGTGGAGGCCCAGCCATTGAGATGCTATAAATGCATGATGCTGGGCCACACTCGCGCTCTTTGCCCAGCGGAAACAGAGAACGGGCGTCTCTGCTTCCGCTGCGGCAGTGAAGGGCACAAGTCGGCAGAGTGCGAGGCCCCCTGCAAATGCACCGTGTGTGCAACGACGGGGCGCCCACACTCACACGTGATGGGGGGTGCCAAGTGCACCCCCCCGTCGGTGAAGGGCAAAGCCCCGGCGTCGAGCAGAGTGCCTCGCACTCAGCCCCAACCGCACGGCAGCCGTATGGCTGAAGAGGAAGAAATGCAGGTTTCTTAA
- the LOC123721658 gene encoding uncharacterized protein LOC123721658: MVVCNRGKTPTFETVTHDRYRSSIIDLTLSSASIYDHIHDWQVNLEACPSSQHNAIDFSLDLCNRTVGTTNNSTFLFNSSKANWPLFKDSIHLRMTNTDILDRDISALSSEQLESLIDDVTNIIRSACTDSMPVKGKGQGKTKPPWWSPSLEEQKRSIIQLHHQIHRAKSLNQPIADLAAQQQLLKYQYSRNLRSESTKNFREFCQLQNKENVWSLTNRLLQDTAPRRPPTTLKIGNTFTKDAH, encoded by the coding sequence ATGGTTGTCTGCAATCGGGGAAAAACACCAACCTTTGAAACAGTGACACATGATAGATATCGCTCATCGATTATTGACCTTACCCTCTCCTCAGCCTCTATTTATGACCACATTCATGACTGGCAAGTCAACCTAGAGGCTTGCCCCTCCTCCCAACACAATGCAATAGACTTTTCACTTGATTTATGTAACAGAACCGTTGGAACTACCAACAATTCTACATTCTTATTCAACAGCAGTAAAGCTAACTGGCCCCTATTTAAAGACTCCATTCACCTCCGCATGACCAACACTGACATCCTGGATCGCGACATCTCGGCTCTTAGTTCTGAACAGTTAGAGTCACTTATTGATGATGTCACTAACATTATACGCTCTGCTTGTACTGACTCCATGCCTGTCaagggaaaaggccagggcaAAACAAAGCCCCCATGGTGGTCACCGTCCTTAGAGGAGCAGAAAAGATCCATTATACAACTACACCACCAGATCCATCGAGCTAAATCCCTAAACCAACCCATCGCAGACTTGGCGGCTCAACAACAACTTCTTAAGTACCAGTATTCACGAAATCTGCGCTCCGAAAGTACTAAAAACTTCAGAGAATTTTGCCAACTCCAGAACAAAGAGAACGTATGGTCTCTCACTAATCGCCTTCTTCAGGACACCGCTCCGCGTCGCCCCCCCACCACACTTAAAATAGGCAACACCTTCACTAAGGATGCtcactag